The Helianthus annuus cultivar XRQ/B chromosome 16, HanXRQr2.0-SUNRISE, whole genome shotgun sequence genome includes a window with the following:
- the LOC110919248 gene encoding uncharacterized protein LOC110919248 has translation MPVWCHMFVQTLTEGDRLWFDSLPPGGIDSYEELSEKFLRNFGQQRKVVKNPNEILHIRQRDSERIDQYMERFIKESMNIKDVPEVMKISSFINGLKHAQLCEKLGEEFPHSFDNLMDRVRAFVRGKDTVIKAKETDVTPRRITPAAKPPDKGTPYSRKPAFDRMLHDRARPSYSPYRPRGRGPPPYSDHFTPLTKTPSEILATERVKNSFPRPPPIKPGPKAHPNEYCDFHKGFGHKTDDCMYLKREIEAAVKTGRLAHLVKEIKEGGGDRKGRDVREPGRADVDMIRRRNEFDTTRSVKARILGSPDCMKTPILMPHLEENEVQRLPLNVSAIIAGHKVSRIHVDGGLVSK, from the coding sequence ATGCCTGTATGGTGTCACATGTTTGTACAAACCCTGACGGAGGGAGACCGACTTTGGTTTGACAGCCTCCCTCCGGGGGGAATCGATAGTTATGAAGAGTTAAGCGAGAAGTTCCTCAGGAACTTTGGCCAGCAAAGAAAAGTGGTCAAGAATCCAAATGAGATCCTCCACATAAGGCAGAGGGACAGTGAGCGAATAGACCAGTATATGGAGAGATTCATCAAGGAGAGCATGAACATCAAAGATGTCCCGGAGGTCATGAAGATCAGCAGTTTCATAAACGGGCTAAAGCATGCACAGCTGTGTGAGAAACTGGGGGAGGAGTTCCCCCACTCGTTTGACAACCTTATGGACAGGGTCAGAGCCTTTGTCAGAGGAAAAGACACGGTCATCAAAGCCAAGGAGACGGACGTCACACCTCGAAGGATCACCCCAGCTGCAAAGCCTCCTGACAAAGGTACACCTTACTCCAGAAAACCCGCTTTTGATAGAATGTTGCACGACAGAGCAAGGCCCTCATATTCCCCGTATAGACCTCGAGGGAGAGGCCCCCCACCTTACTCTGATCATTTCACCCCTCTCACCAAGACCCCAAGTGAGATACTGGCCACTGAGAGGGTAAAGAACTCCTTCCCGAGGCCACCACCCATAAAGCCTGGGCCAAAGGCACATCCTAACGAGTATTGTGACTTCCACAAAGGTTTTGGGCATAAAACCGATGACTGTATGTATTTAAAGAGAGAAATAGAGGCTGCAGTAAAGACGGGAAGGCTGGCCCACTTGGTTAAGGAAATTAAGGAGGGGGGAGGGGACCGCAAGGGAAGAGATGTAAGGGAGCCTGGGAGGGCAGATGTTGATATGATTAGAAGAAGGAATGAATTCGATACCACCCGGAGTGTAAAAGCCAGGATCCTGGGCTCCCCAGACTGCATGAAAACTCCAATCCTCATGCCACACTTGGAGGAAAATGAAGTGCAACGACTTCCCCTCAACGTCTCAGCCATAATAGCTGGCCACAAAGTGTCTCGAATACACGTAGACGGAGGTCTGGTGTCGAAGTAA